Within the Miscanthus floridulus cultivar M001 chromosome 17, ASM1932011v1, whole genome shotgun sequence genome, the region AAAGCAAGCCTAGGTTGCTCGGCATAGCTGCCTTATGCCATGGGCTGCCACGCCGGCGCGCGTGAGGTTTCTAGGGATCTCCCCGTGGTAAAGGCGAAAATATCCGAGGGTTTGGTTGCAAAGTTACTAACGATAGGAATAGTGTGCATAGTAGTCGTATTAATCTCTAAAAAAGCTCGGGGGCCTTTTTGCAAAACAGCCAACACACACGGGCGCCCCCGGCCTTGGGCCGTACTGGGCCGTCGCAACGCGCGCGCAGCCGGGCCACGCTGGGCTATCGGGCCAGAAGGAGTTGCTGCCGGCCCTTTCCTTTTTCtaatgcattttctaatttaatttctaagataaacttgtaaattcaatataaaattgtgtagttaaccaaaaatcatgaaaccaattttgttaagttcctaaaatcatgatctatttgctagtatattttgttcatatagttttataatatttttaggagttatctaattaatttaagatgcttaatattgtaagatataaacttgtaggattttttgtgataaattggtgatagtgttggctctgaaactttcatagtaaattcctgacattattaggtgctcactataatttttgtagctccataataattagtttgctaaggtagctaaatgagccctagttcgaaaatatatgtttaatcaataaaatgccgaaacaccttgggattttaaaactagaatatTTTTCCAGAggcaaagccttacttgacgatgtACGTTAGTCATTtaagctagctcattagcttgagtagcgtaatcgtatttttaagagttgcggttaccgttgattaattgcgtctctacgttgcatccacatatatcataataggaacaacgatggatcatggaatcGGCTAAAttagcggaaaagatggtgccttgatgatcgtgtcaccaggAGAATGCTAATCCTTAgctatatcttacctaggcaagccctggtgcataacccctattattctgtactttattttatgcttatgccttaagttttaagaagttgaatgaaaccacttgcatatatatatatatatatatatatatatatatatatatatccttatcctatgagtcctactagtatgttaggatcatgtagattgctatgctatatgattcggtagaagtcgagtgattacctatcactcgcgagcgataggaaagatattattgttgttattgcattactatcacatggaatagatatgaatgataattggagactgggcggaattgtactttggatctagacttggttagacattcgagcgaggctcggattacacttgttccgcctatgtcgattgaggaccgtccgttgctgtggatggtagtcaggtcacacaCTTATTaccctaagcacatacttgcttataggggcaggaaggctcgttatgctcttgtcgtgggttctggctctttctggatcaactgattggaggcggggaaaggtggaggtctaagcatcatACTGAGACAGGGTCTCAAgtgtgagggcttggagtccaagtttggacggggacctagaccccgtgacaggagtggaatgggttggtcttgtttgtgcctagggtacaaatggggcatgtgtttcaaGGTACCCAGATGtgatacattgattcacgaattgtCATTTCCATGAGATGGTACGActtagctatggtctagcaccgtagtaagaactagaacttgaaaggtgatacaatggttttgattgctcaccacctgcttgaaagtagcataggtgcttacatagaatggttagttaacgaactaatgatgactgctaataaaattgactaTAAGGATGTACGTTTAGTAATGCGTCttacagatgcaataacccacaagccagatagccttgcatatccttagagtcttttattttcctcctatcgagtaagtcttgctgagtacaatcgagtactcagggttttattacccctgttgcaggtgataggaggatatttagagctgactcttgtgtgtggaaaccttctagtgggctcagagaggattcctttcatgctacgactatagtgtttatttataaccctcactaaagttttttataagaaaagatataaaatctactagtatctcttgtataaaaatatcCACTATGCTAATACTCCACCATGTTATTAAATTAATCCTGCtttctctgtaactctgataacattgttatatttcgctgttataatcaattgaggtaatattctggtactgtaataaagtgatgtaagaaatgacttaagaatgttgtaagctttattctttcatttatgatcctgatggaaaaatatagatttttgagttctcccttggggtgtgctcgatggaactgcgtagtttagtgtcctctcttgggtacttagtgtctaatggaagacaagtactcctgtgagacattagattaggcggttctacctcAACTTTTATGTCATTGTCatattaattttggttgtctatCACAACTtgtaaatctgaatttaatcctaaAAATTAATTTGGTCAAAGGTTCTAAGTGCCATGTATGTGTGCAATCTAAGCAACCTCGTAAGCCTCATAAGGCTAcagaggcgaggaacttggcgccATTAAAACTAGTCCATTCCGATCTATGCAAGATAAATGGTGAATTGACTAAAGGTAGCAAAAGATATTTCATGACTTTTATAGacgattgtactagattttgctatgtgtacctgttaaaaacaaaagatgaagcattACATTActttaagatctataaagctaaagtagaaaatcaacttgagaggaAAGTTAAACGGTTAAGGTCTGATCGTGGTGAAGAATACTTTTCAAGTGAATTTTCTAATTTCTGTGTCGAACATGGAATTATTGATGAGAGGACACCGCCATattcaccacaatccaatggatTGCCGAAAGAAAGAACTGCACTCTAACTgagttggttaatgccatgttggagacagcgggtctatctaaggaatggtggggtgaggctattttGACAGCATGCCATAtcctgaatagagttcctacaaagaataaagaaatcacaccatttgaggaatgggaaaaagaaaagattaaatctctcatatttgcgcacttggggttgtttggacAAAGTGAATGTGCCAATTAATAAAAAATGCAAACTTGGACCTAAAACTGTTGATTGTGTTttccttggttatgctattcacaacgTTGGATATAGATTCTTGATTATAAATTCTGGGGTATCTGATATGCATGTTGGTACTatcatggagtctagagatgctacattttttGAAAGTGactttcccatgaaaaatgcgcCTAGCACGTCTAGTCATGAacctataattccccatgagcaatTTATCCTGATAGAACATTCTGAGGAACCTCATATGCATAATCCTAAGGAGGATGACATTGTAGTCACTCAAAAGAGTAAGAGACAACAGactacaaagtcttttggtgatgactacattgtgtaccttgtggatgagaTACCAAGAATCATTAAAGAGGCATATTTCTCTCctaatgctgacttatggaaggaagtagTATAGAGTGAGATGGATTtaattatgtctaatggaacttaggAAATTGTTAAACATCCTTATGGATCTAAACCAATAGGATGCAAAtgagtgttcaagaaaaagcttaggtctGATGGTACAATTAAGAGGtataaggcaaggcttgtggccaaggatTATACCTAGAAAGAAGGTgaagatttctttgatacttattcacctattgctcgattgaccacaattcgagtgtTACTTTCTCTGGCTGCCTCTcatggtcttatcattcatcagatggatgtaaagacaattTTCCTAAAtagagagttagaggaggagatctatatggatcagctagatggatttgtagcaaatggtcaagagggcaTGGTGTGTAAGTTATTGAAGTCCTTATATGGCctgaaacaagctcctaagcagtggcatgagaagtttgacatAACTTTGATATATGCTAGCTTTGTTGTAAATGAAGCTGATacatgtgtgtactatcggtatggtgggggcgaAGGAGTGATCTTGTGTTTATAAgttgatgacatattgatcttTGGAACCAGCCTTAATGTGATTAAGGAGGTTAAAGACCTGTTGTataataattttgagatgaaagacttgggagaagctgatgttattcttaatgtcAAGCCGTTAAGAGAAGGCAATGGTGGGTTTACACTTTTACAATGCCACTATGTGAAAAAGGTATTGAGTTGCTTTGGGTTCAGTGACTGTCAACATGCTCCTATGCCTTATGACCCTATtgtgctattaaggaaaaatcAAAGAATAGTAAAGGATTAATTAAGATACTCCTAAATTATTGGTTCGCTTATGTATCTAGCTAGCACTACGAGGCCTAATATCTCGTTTGCTGTGAGCAAACTAAGCCGATTTGGGTCAAATTCGGGAGATAATcattggcgtgctcttgagagagtactGCACTATCTCAAAGGTACTATGAGCTATGGCATTCACTATACTAGGTACCCGAAGGTACTAGAGAGTTTTTGTGATGCTAACTGGATATCTGatactgatgagctttatgccacaagcggATATGTGTTCTTGCTTGGAGGTGGCgttgtttcctagaagtcttgcaaccAGACCATTTTAACGAAGTCAACTatagaagcagaactcacagcattagacaccacTAGCACTGAGGCCGAGTGGTTTCATAAACTCTTATGGATTTATCGGTTATAGAGAAACCTATACCAACTATTTATATGAACTGTGACAATCAAACTGTGATAACTAAGGTAAATAGTtttaaggataacatgaagtccataaGGCATATTAAGCGGAGATTAAAATCTATcaaaaaattgagaaactctagagtgatagcgttggactatgtccacacaTCTAAAATTTTgatagatcaattcactaagggactaTCACATAATatgatagatagtgcatcgagtgaAATGGccttgagacccacatgaagtctATCATGGTAGTAAcctattctatgtgatcggagatcccgtgaagtaggatggtgaaataaGCCACTGGTAGACTGTGAGGAAAGACCCTTAACTTGGCCCATGTCATATGCACGTCTTTCCTTTActgtaaggcaggttggtttttactttaatgtgttccaagtggcttgttgAAGCAAAGATATTGTCCTATaaaacatcttttgaggaatacacctatatgagtttgactactagtcacaatctatgagatttggatgatctctagatactcatcAAAGGcccaggagtatgacttatatgctctaACCAGAGAGGATGCTTTTGGTAACCTAGTATCAGTAAAGAGTTTAGGTGAAACTCATTCACATAAAACTTGCAATTCAAGGCGTAGTCCATTGTTTAAGTTGTGGATAGGTGTAGCTTGAAGCTCTAggcggatgttcaacttaacagtctctgctgaaaaacactggtatataaacaGTAGTGGGAGAAAGAAAATATCTATACTAGGCTTTTGAAATCTGGTGGAGACTATTAAAATTTATATGGATAAAATTCCCTAAATCCATATGAAGAaattctaataaatctcaaaggcccaataTATGTGTTCTTTAATGGGCTTTATTGTTTAAGTCTATGAGTAGAGGTGAAAGGTacaacgtcaattagtaccatattgctagttgatgtggaGGTAGGGAGttcttctccctatatatatgtaccaatcCTCCTAAAAAAAGACATAACAACAATAGAACTATTATTGGACGTTTCTAGTTTGAAAATAATAAGATAGTCAATTAGTGTTTTtttgaaagggaccgtgacgcctaagaggggggtgaattaggcaacttaaaagtctaactctaaactatggcctctttttctattcttagcaaatcctatgtaaaagataaactatctaaatgtgcaactatggttttactagtgtgttgctatctctaccgtaaaaggagttatgcaaacaatgtaaatgcagaagctaaagagtaaagtagagatatgcaaactctcgtctatgactccgatatttttaccgaggtatcgagaagcgcgcaagtttTCCCTTAGTCATCGTTGGAGTCCCTCGCAAAGAATCCCTCgccagggccaagctcctggtcgggtaactccatggatagccgatagccccgggcctttcccacgcgtaagtgggtctccggtatGCCTTTCTACAAGTTTTTCCTAgaccgctccccgccatcttcactatcaagcttgaGGCCAAAcaaccgtgggccttgttcccttcggtacacggtggcggccacaccacaaacgcggttggtgtgatctcgcaagactacaagcccctttgaTATACAATAATGGCacacacaagcaccgagtggtaagaggtatgcaaacctcactaaacactaggcctaaacctagagcaagcgcataagcggtggtctaatcaacataagcacttcgtaaagcacctacgctaatcacctaatgaatcactaagcactatgcaagtggagatcactaaaatgatgtattgACAccattggtatgttttctcagctccataCTACTCAAATGGTCAGTTGTGGGGTTTATTTATAatccccactgagaaagtagccgttggagaagaaacccacttttctgctactgaccggacatgtccggtcactcaaAACGATCACTTGGTCTTTGGCGCGATCCACTGATCAGACACTGATGACATCCGGTCATAtgtcaccggacgtgtccggtcgcaactgcgctgctctagaacctctgAGGACTTAATCGGACGCCACtgttcctacgtccagtcgatcaccctccagcgtccgatcagttctcaGCTATGGTCGCGATAGTGAACAGTGTCATCGTcgcatccggtcactgctgcttagtgtccggtcagtactgtggagctcgtttcttcgtgatcttgcgtccggcttggttcctatcttcgtacttggactttgcttaatatcttgggtcttctcttgtgcttctagggtcttgcttatagtGTTGATTATCGGATTatcatgtcgccttcatccaagtcacgtcttgcaccctattgaactacaaaacaatcacttgcaaatttattaatccaatttggttgtgttggtcatcaaacaccaaaatccaaagtaaatgggcttagggtccattttccttatatttTCCACTTCTCACTACTGCGTTGCCTTCTAAGTTTCTCCTTCCTGATCCTCTGCGCGCATGGAGAGTTGGGATAGCATGCCTCCGAGCATCTATGACATCTGCTTGGGTGTACGGGCgatcaggtttttggggagcgtctttGCGACTGCTCGCTTCTTCCTGGTGACTGCCgacgtcttcttcttcctcctcggatcGTCTACTTCTCGGTAGACGTTTGAGGAACTGCACTGCGTACATCTtcttgcatcgactgtggtccacgactttgaGCAACTCACCATGAATGGGACTAGAGCTACCAGTGCTTTGAGCATGGATCCCTCCGCAGGGTACATCTCTATTTTCAAATTGGTTAAATTTAATCTCATTTTCGCTATAATCAGCATGTTGTTTATGAACATATTTGCTACTAATATGAGGAGTAGTAAAATCACAAACGTGCACATATTTGTCATCATAAATTTGTtattatttttctggattaattTTAACATAAAAATATCTAAATTTCTAACAACAGATATACAATAAATCGTGGATTTCAAAGAAATTAAATTGGACAAGATCAAACTTCAAAATTTAAATGGAGCTTGAATTCAAGTTTTAACAGCCTGTTCGGCTAGAGCGGCTGGCTGGCTAGTGCTGGCCAGCCCTCTCACGTGGACACTGTTcacgtgaacagtgttttcagacaagaacattatttttctctcacacaaaatagccagcagtactttctcACGAAGTAACGAACAAGCCAGTTCCGAACAGTCTCTAAGTACGTTCATCGGATCAGTCGGCGAAGGGCGCAGCCGGAGACACTATGCTATACTGTAAAAACATGGATCTGattcttaggccttgtttagtttgcaaaatttttagcgaaatggtactgtagcactttcgttgttatttggcaattagtgtccaatcatagtctaattaggcttaaaagattcgtctcgtgaatttcgtctaaactgtgtaattagttttattttttatttatatttaatgcttcatgtatacgtccaaagatttgatgtgagaggaaatcttgaaaaaatttgcaaaatgaagtgcaactaaGCAGGCCCTTAACAGAAAGAAACATGTATTCAGCAGGAAACTGTAAAAAGACCGTTCTCGTGGATTCTCTGAAAATTTATTCACTCTCGTGCGAGATacagaaaaaaaaagaggaaaaggaTGATAGCCCATCAAGACATATCGTCCATTCGTCCCGGCCGAGCTTACCACCCTGTTACCCTCCCGGCCCAGCCCAATACTCAGAGCCCACCGAACCACCACAATGCAGGGCGATCTGGGCCGTCGGTCCGTCAGATCACGAGCCATCCATCCACCACTGCCGAGAGGGACTCCGAGGGAGGACGGGGGAGAAATGAGCGCGGCGGCGGGCCggctgctggcggcggcggcgacggcgggggCCGCGGAGGTGCGGGCGTCCATCTTCGGCCACGCGCTGAACCCGACGGGGAAGCGCGCGGCGACGAAGCTCCTGCGGAAGAAGATGGTCGGCGATCAGGTAGCGCAGTGGTACCCCTACGACATCAAGCGCGACGACCCGCTCGTCATGGCGCGCGAGGAGAAGGAGTAAGTGCTCacatcctcctcctccccctcctcggcCTCCGCTGGGGGATTGGGCTTGTAGTGATTCGCATGTCTCGCTTGCTTTGCTACGTAATCCCTGTGCTGTTGCCCGTTGGTTGTTCGTGCTCGGTGTGTGTTCGTTGATATGCCTCCGAAGCAGTGTGTCATCTCGCTGACGCCCGGGGATGCATCTGTTGGCTTCAACTACCGACGCAAATTGATGGGCTCACCGACTTGATGTACTAGTCGTTACTTCTTAGTTGTTGCAACCCGGATGCCGTAGTGCCATTCCAGCATGGTGTTTCTAGGTATGGGAATACGGTGCTTTCACCTTCGATGTATATTTTCGCTGGAGGTTTAGATCAATTAgtatctctggcacctctggtgGCTGTCCAATTCATTTTCATTAATCTTCGGTGGTTGTTGATGACTTGATGTTGATCTGGCACGATGTTGTGTTGTGTTATTGTGAAGCAAATGAACGCCCTCAATTGCATGGCTGTTCATATTAAATTCTGATAGCAAACAGGCTAGGGTGAATTTTGTTGATAGGGAGCTAGTGATGCTGGATGATAAGTTGGCAGCAGCAAGCTGGGTAGCAGATTCTGCTGATTGTGTTGTGGCACAAATGCATTTGTTTTTTGTCAAAGTTCAAGAAGGCGCTGACCCATAGCCTAgcgcctaggctagcctaggccAGTCTAGGCGCTTCAATTCGTTTTTCTAGGCGTTTTGCCAATTTAGCACACCTTAGTGGCTTACTGAATAAATTAGTTAAATAGAAGTATAGAGTAGCTGAATACAATATATAAAAGAGAGGGCAGTAGACATACCTTAGTGGCTTACTGGCTTAGGCTCAATAATCAATAGACAACTTGTTCCTAGTTCCTACAGCAAGGATTGACAGCTTGTAAATACTCAATAGACAGCAAGCAgttcataaaaaaaagaaaatagcaagTTGACACTTATCTAAATGATTTCAGCCATCTCCCATCCATGAACAGACCATATCAGCAGCTAGTAATTACAAATTTTAAAGCACAAACAAGTGGACAGGACACCAATACAAGTGCACaacacaatttataaataaaggtCTTGTTCAGAGACCACATAGTTCtcacaaaagaagaaaaacacaGTCACACAGCAGCAGTTCATAAGTTTCAGACATACATGAATGCATCATAAAAGATAAACCATGACATGATAAAAAGGCCCCACTACCatatcatctttcttcttcaataGGGTTCCACATAATCATCCCCATCTTCATCAAACTGTTCTTCTTCGGAGTCAAATTCTTCTCCTTCATAAAGCTGTCTCACTCTTGCACTTCTACACAGCTCAAGCTATGcagcacggatacggatacgcgtatcggtatcggaaggatacggatacgcggataCGGCAATTTCTTAAACAACCCGATACGCGGATACGTTTTAACTATTTTATTAATAAATAGATAACAATGCATATTAAATTGCAAAATAGATGTTCAAGTtcaacatagagacatttaaggtCTATTACACTCAGAATAACATAATAGCAGGTTCTAATTTAAGAAATTAATAAAAGGTAGTAGCAAACATGATCCCACAGCGGAGCCTTGATATCAGTTGTTTCTCTGGACCCAGATCCCACACTACCACTACCAGTAGCACTACCACTACCTGCACTACTCAAATTTGGAGATGCCATACTGGACAATGAACATTGGACAAAATAAAAAAGGCTCTAATCAGTAACCAGGGAGGGCATGACGCACTGGCTCAGCTATAAATTGGATTGGGGAGGGATAGGAACTCACCTCAGCAGGGGGATCCTTGCCCGCACGGTCTTCTCCTGGAACGCAGGCGGTGGCCGGGGTGGAGATCGCCTGCGCGGCTTGCGGCAGGCGGGGCTGAGCTCGCCCGTGTGGCTCGCGGTGGCCGGGGCAGACCTTGCCTGTGCGCAGCCCGCGGCGGAGCTCGCCTGCGCCGCAGCTCGTGACGGTCGGAGCGGAGGTCGTGTGCGCAGCCTACAGCACGGCTCGCGGTGGCCGGGGCGGAGGTCGTCCTGCGCCGCAGCTCGCGACGGTCGGGGTGGAGGTCGTGTGCGCAGCCTGCAGCGCGGCTCGCGGCGGCCAGGGCGGAGGTCGTCGTGCGCAGCCTGCAGCGCGGCTCGCGGCGGCCGGAGTGGAGGTCGCTGCGTGCAggagggcggaggcggaggcggctgcGTCTGCATCTGCGTGCGGACTGAGACGGGAGTAGGGCAACGGTGGCTTGCTGGTAAGATAATGGGCCGGCTGGGCCGTATCCACTGCGCCGAAACGTATCCAATCCTTAGTTTCCAGCCCATATAAGCTAGGATACGCGGATACACCGTGGATACGTATCCCGGCCGTATCCCAGGCGTAtccgtatcggatacgtatccgatacgggATACGACCCTACCCTGCCGTATCCGTGCTTCTGAGAGCTCAAGTTGTTCTTTTGCTCCCACTGCATCTCCAATAACAGACCAAGGTATCCCTGTACCTTCCATCTCATCTTCCTCATCTCTATAGACAACTAATGCACAATCATCTCCATTCTCATGCAGAAAACCTTGAGCTTCAGTTGTATCATTAGACAAGAGAGCATCACTGATCTTCTTTGACTTGATCTTTTCTTTCTTATTAATCAGCTTGGAGTTGAATTGAATATAGACCAATTTGTTCAGGCGGGCTGTAGTAAGCCTATTTCTCTTCTTAGTGTGTACCTATAAATTTAAAATAAGAGCATTTTCAGGTCTGCAATTTAATTGTAATGCTGCTGCAATTTTCAGGTAGACAGGTACTAACCCCTTCAAACCCGCTCCAATTTCTTTCACAACCAGAAGAGCTTGATGTCAAAGATAGGATCCTTGTAGCCATCTTCTGTAAAGCTGGTGTTTCAGTTCCATACAGCCGCCACCATGATGCTGAAATAAATGAAAAACACCTCTATTAGTTAGTAGCCATTTATTGTTAGATGAAAACAGCAAACAACCATGTTGTAATCAAATTTATTGTAAATCCCTCCTTGCATCACCTTGTCACAGAGTTTGCACTTCACCTTGCCCTTGTTGTTAGCATCAACAAGAACCCCATATTCCCATTCCACATCATCTGAATTCCTTCTCAGGAGATTCGCTCCCTCAGTGTTCGCTAGGCATACATTCAGATCCAAAGCACAGATCAGGCTCTCTAACATTCAGGCATTCACAGTAGTCATTCAGAGCATTCAGGCATCCAGAGTATTCAGCTTCAGAGCAGGGGAGAGGagcaggggaggggaggggagcagCGAGCAGGGGAGGGGACTGACCTTGGGGCTGCCGCTTAGGGAGGACCGGAGGACACCGTCGGGGAGGGATGCGCCTGCGTGAGGGGTGCGCCGACGGGAAGACGATACCGGTGGGGAGGAGCTTCCAGGCGGGGAGCAGTGCGATCGGCGGGGAGGCGCTTCCAGGCTGGGAGGAGCTTAGGGACGGGCCACGGGGAGGAGCTTCCAGACGGGGAAGAGCGCAACCTGCGGATCTACCTGCCCCGCGCCGGAAGGGAGGAGCACGGCCGTTGGGAGCAGTTTCCCGGAGGGGTCGTAGGCGGAGGCGGGTGAGCTGCAGTGGCCGTCTGAGAGCGGGAGAAGCACGAAGCAAGCAGGCGTGCGTCCTTTTCCCCCCTTCTCCCTCTTATCCTTTCCGCGCGAGGCTTCTTTTCCCACGCCTGAAGCCAGCTGCGCACGCGCTTCCGCGGGGGCGGAAAATTTCGCGTGCTCGCCTGAGGCGTCCGCCTCCACGCCGCCTAGAGCGCCTGCGCGCCGCCGAGGCGCTGCGCCCGCCTAGGGGTCCGCCTATCCCCGTAGGCCAGGCAAAGCCCGTCGCCTCCCGATTAGTCGCGCCTAGGCGCGCCTAAGGCGTCGCCTTTTTGAACTTTGGTTTTTGTCAGAGGGTAGTCTAGCAATCACCAAGTAAAGTACGGAACTATGTCACTAATTTGCCTTCTCCAGCTAGTCTGGTGCTCTGATATCTGGATTTGGTGTCACCATAGGATATGTTGGCTGTTTTTCTGTCCCAAGAATGCATCTATTGTTTGATAAGGGGTCCTCTAGCACAACTTAATATTGGTTGAGAAATGTGAGATATTGTCTGGAATATCTGTATTGAGATGATTTGCACTACAGTAAATCTGATCATTCACTCTTTGACCATGTTGAACTTAGTTCTCTTTCGGTTTATCGCAAGGTTCATGCACATGGGCATATTTCCACTTAGTATCTAGGAATGGAAAACTGGTTGGCACAGACCCatctataatttatttatttatttttgtaatTTTTCTGAGGTAATGCTGACAGTTGAAAAATGTGTGAAAAATATGCAAGAATCAGTGTGACTACTTGACCCTCTCTTTTTGTTTTCTGGGTTTCAGTTGAAACCATAAAAAATCATAATTTGATTCTTCTTTCCTGGGTTTGAGTTGAAATCATGAAAATGGTGCGAACTCCCAGATGTGTTTTGTTAATGGCATTAGGGTTGCATCAGGTTTGTGCTGTGCTGTTTAGCATAGGAGTTCAAGACTGCTTATCGAACCTTAGTTCAGCAGCGAGAACTACGTGAGGAACTTGTGGATTGCCTTGCATCTTTAGAAAGCCAGAAGTCATTATTTTATTCTTTATAAGTATACAAGTCTTTGGGTTTAGTATTCACCCTTGTAAGATAGTAAAGGTATTGCAGATTCCACTGGCATAGGAGTTCAAGACTGCTTATCAAACCTTAGTTCTACTGCGAGGACCAAAATGGAGTTTGTGATGTTGTTTATGTATAGTTACATGTCTTTGGTTTTAGACTTTT harbors:
- the LOC136518319 gene encoding small ribosomal subunit protein mS33-like; the protein is MSAAAGRLLAAAATAGAAEVRASIFGHALNPTGKRAATKLLRKKMVGDQVAQWYPYDIKRDDPLVMAREEKERLAKLEMLKRRGKGPPKKGQGRRAVKRSK